The segment ATGACGATGAGGGGGCTTGCGGGGGAAGTTTTTTCTGCACAGGAGGAGGATTACGGGAAGAACTCGGCTTGGTTTGACGGGGACGATCTTGTCCTGCCGCTCACCATTCGTTCCCGGTTGCCTGGAGATACCATAAGGGTTATGGGATTAAACGGAAGCAAAAAGGTAAAAGATATTTACATTGATGATAAAATACCTTCTTCCGAACGGCCTGCAATTCCCCTCGTATGTGATGCACTCGGCAATATCGTCTGGATTCCGGGCGTAAGGCGCTCGGTGCATGCCGCAGTTGGGCGGCACACGGCCTCAGTTCTGCTCCTGACCCTGGAAGACATGGAACAGGGCGAAGAATCGTAATGGCCGAAGTAAGTCTTTCATAAGTATATCTTAGGAGGTTCGCAAGTTGCAGAATGATATTCAGGAAATCTTGATCAGCGAAGAAGAAATTCAACAAAGAATCAGGGAGCTTGGCGCCCAGCTGAGCAAGGAATATGCAGACCGCACACCTTTAGTGATTTGTGTACTCAAAGGTGCGTTTATTTTTATGGCGGATCTGGTTAAAGTGATTACAGTACCCGTTGAAATGGACTTCATGGCGGTATCCAGCTATGGCGGTACAACCAAATCATCCGGCGTAGTCAAAATCATCAAGGATTTGGACACATCGGTTGAAGGCCGTGATGTTCTGATTGTCGAGGATATTATCGACAGCGGCCTTACACTCAGCTATCTGATTGAAATGCTGCAGGGGCGCAATGCCGCTTCTGTCAATGTAGTCACTCTGTTCGACAAGCCCTCGGGCCGCGCCGTGAATCTTGAAGCCCAGTATACCGGCTTTGTGATTCCTGATGCATTCCTCGTAGGCTACGGACTGGACTATGCCGAGCTGTACCGGAACCTCCCTTATGTCGGTGTACTGAAGCCTGAGATTTATACCAAATGAACAACCCGACAGCCTTAGATCTACGGATCACTTTTCTGGATTTCCTGACAATTTGAGGAGTCCGGTCAGGCTATGGTACAATAACTTGAGCGTTGCGAGAGGAGGTAGGGGATGAATCGGTTCATCCGGAATTCTGGTTTTTATTTGATTTTATTTTTAGTCGTGGTGGGCATAGTCCAGTTTGTAAGCAATGGAAATGAATCCGCCGATCTCCCTAGATATGATGAGTTGCGGCAGGAGATCTCGAACAATAATGTGAAGAGCATGACGGTTCAGTTTGAGGGGAATGCATTTCTGGTTACTGGCGAATATAAAGAGCTGCCACCCGAGGCTAAATCGAAGAATTTCTCCACTTATGTTCCTCCTACAGACGAGGCCCTTAACGAGCTTGTGGCTGCCAGCGATAAGAACGGCATAGAACTTAGCCAGAAGAAAATGGAAGGTGACAGCATCTGGCTGACATTCCTCTCTTCCATGATTCCACTGGTTATCATGTTCATCCTGTTCTTCTTCCTGTTCAATAATGCACAGGGCGGCGGCGGCAAGGTGATGAACTTCGGCAAGAGCAAGGCCCGGTTATATAATGAAGAGAAGAAGAAGATCAGCTTCGAGGATGTTGCAGGAGCTGACGAAGAGAAGCAAGAGCTGGTTGAGGTTGTTGAATTCCTCAAGGACCCGCGCAAATTCGCAGCAGTGGGTGCCCGGATTCCGAAGGGGGTACTCCTTGTAGGTCCTCCGGGAACAGGTAAAACCTTGCTGGCCCGTGCGGTTGCAGGGGAAGCAGGCGTTCCGTTCTTCAGCATCTCCGGTTCCGACTTCGTGGAAATGTTCGTCGGTGTCGGCGCATCCCGCGTACGTGACTTGTTCGAGAACGCGAAGAAGAATGCTCCTTGTATTATCTTTATCGATGAGATCGATGCTGTGGGACGTCAGCGCGGCGCAGGACTTGGCGGCGGACATGACGAACGGGAACAGACCCTTAACCAATTGCTCGTTGAAATGGACGGCTTTGGCGGCAACGAAGGCATTATCATTGTCGCGGCTACCAACCGCGCAGATATTCTTGACCCGGCGCTGCTCCGTCCGGGCCGTTTCGACCGTCAAATTACGGTTGACCGCCCAGATGTGAAGGGCCGTGAAGCTGTACTGAAGGTTCACTCCCGCAACAAACCGCTGACCAAGGATGTAAGACTTGACGTTATCGCCAAGCGTACTACCGGGTTCACCGGTGCGGATCTGGAGAACCTGCTGAACGAAGCGGCATTGCTTGCTGCCCGCCGTAACCGCAAGGACATTACGATGCGTGAAGTGGATGAAGCGATTGACCGTGTCATCGTCGGTACCGAGAAG is part of the Paenibacillus sp. FSL M7-0420 genome and harbors:
- the hpt gene encoding hypoxanthine phosphoribosyltransferase, encoding MQNDIQEILISEEEIQQRIRELGAQLSKEYADRTPLVICVLKGAFIFMADLVKVITVPVEMDFMAVSSYGGTTKSSGVVKIIKDLDTSVEGRDVLIVEDIIDSGLTLSYLIEMLQGRNAASVNVVTLFDKPSGRAVNLEAQYTGFVIPDAFLVGYGLDYAELYRNLPYVGVLKPEIYTK
- the ftsH gene encoding ATP-dependent zinc metalloprotease FtsH; the protein is MNRFIRNSGFYLILFLVVVGIVQFVSNGNESADLPRYDELRQEISNNNVKSMTVQFEGNAFLVTGEYKELPPEAKSKNFSTYVPPTDEALNELVAASDKNGIELSQKKMEGDSIWLTFLSSMIPLVIMFILFFFLFNNAQGGGGKVMNFGKSKARLYNEEKKKISFEDVAGADEEKQELVEVVEFLKDPRKFAAVGARIPKGVLLVGPPGTGKTLLARAVAGEAGVPFFSISGSDFVEMFVGVGASRVRDLFENAKKNAPCIIFIDEIDAVGRQRGAGLGGGHDEREQTLNQLLVEMDGFGGNEGIIIVAATNRADILDPALLRPGRFDRQITVDRPDVKGREAVLKVHSRNKPLTKDVRLDVIAKRTTGFTGADLENLLNEAALLAARRNRKDITMREVDEAIDRVIVGTEKRSRVISDREKRIVAYHEAGHTIAGYFLEHADVVHKVTIIPRGRAGGYVIMLPKEDRMIVTKQELLDKVTGLLGGRVAEEMFIGEIGTGAYSDFQQATRIVRAMIMEYGMSDKLGPLQFGATQGQVFLGRDIGHEQNYSDSIAYEIDQEMQNLIRSSYERCRELLTKHSKEMHLIANTLLEKETLELDQITELIEQGYLSEDGKPEEGDAVTNEAGEPIIDSIGDVRVRIQGKTGEESPLDLSKDIPNKPDPEEGNGPDDGNKGGGSLV